Proteins encoded within one genomic window of Candidatus Thiodiazotropha endoloripes:
- a CDS encoding RNase A-like domain-containing protein: MSTPNLYTNNAPAQSYTAVNSGMERAQQSEGEILFQQASRSHQPDVLVKHQFEQRNQNQKRKVANEFISSAGREGISQLAATPDGQYALVVVYDHAGSDGRGLMRQVHEEQGNTAVNYTGKRNESPSGESDDPLSVSDAGVDIGPRPTPLQYAAMTSGVGYGLAENTVKGLVQLGVAVGKKSPDLKNVDNLEYAGIDEYHRESREPGLTLPNWEDVGNAFKGDVQATNEAVKTAKEQGEYFVAGKVLSNNPMLQMTGLVDMAVFGALASMGKVAKLDSLVSENAKINGAGSAGRSQVNAPNTVNPSMVKQESGGTLIYHENFGGHPVSKHVGKTDQELIDRIVAEPHIPSSSSFTNLEIAEKAVGDVLAGNRANIQTWLAGNDRQLPLSMNLGYEVGRKVLNGSTTVQASTDITVLLRRDPLMPNGYRIHTAYPE; encoded by the coding sequence GTGAGCACGCCGAATCTCTACACAAACAACGCCCCAGCTCAGTCGTACACGGCAGTTAACAGCGGCATGGAAAGGGCACAGCAGTCAGAGGGAGAGATCCTCTTTCAGCAGGCCAGTCGAAGCCACCAGCCGGATGTTCTGGTCAAGCACCAATTTGAACAGCGCAACCAAAATCAGAAGCGTAAAGTTGCTAACGAGTTCATCTCATCAGCCGGTCGTGAGGGTATCAGCCAGCTGGCGGCAACCCCGGATGGCCAGTACGCTTTGGTGGTGGTTTACGATCATGCTGGAAGTGATGGCAGAGGATTGATGCGTCAGGTGCATGAGGAGCAGGGAAACACGGCAGTCAACTATACCGGCAAGCGGAATGAAAGCCCAAGTGGAGAATCCGATGATCCCTTGAGTGTGAGTGATGCAGGGGTGGACATCGGGCCGCGTCCAACTCCATTGCAATACGCGGCCATGACTTCCGGCGTTGGTTATGGATTGGCGGAAAACACGGTGAAAGGTCTTGTGCAGTTAGGTGTTGCGGTTGGAAAGAAGAGCCCAGATTTAAAAAACGTCGATAACCTGGAATATGCCGGTATCGATGAGTACCATCGGGAAAGCAGAGAGCCAGGATTAACTCTACCGAATTGGGAGGATGTCGGTAATGCGTTTAAAGGAGATGTACAAGCAACAAATGAGGCAGTAAAGACCGCTAAGGAACAAGGCGAATATTTCGTAGCTGGCAAAGTGCTGTCAAATAACCCAATGCTGCAGATGACCGGGCTGGTAGATATGGCCGTGTTTGGTGCCCTGGCAAGCATGGGGAAAGTTGCGAAACTCGATTCTCTGGTTTCTGAAAATGCTAAGATCAATGGGGCTGGAAGTGCAGGACGGAGTCAGGTAAATGCTCCAAACACAGTTAATCCATCGATGGTGAAGCAAGAGTCTGGTGGCACACTAATTTATCATGAGAATTTTGGTGGTCATCCAGTCAGCAAGCATGTTGGAAAAACGGATCAAGAATTAATCGATAGAATCGTGGCTGAACCCCACATTCCAAGTTCATCTAGTTTCACCAATCTGGAAATTGCTGAAAAAGCAGTAGGGGATGTGCTCGCTGGTAATAGGGCAAATATACAGACCTGGTTGGCAGGCAATGATCGTCAATTACCGTTGTCAATGAACTTAGGTTACGAGGTGGGTAGAAAGGTACTGAATGGATCGACGACAGTTCAGGCAAGTACTGACATCACTGTTTTACTTAGACGAGATCCATTAATGCCGAATGGATATCGAATCCATACGGCCTATCCAGAATAG
- a CDS encoding bifunctional acetate--CoA ligase family protein/GNAT family N-acetyltransferase, giving the protein MQSHYLTPLFSPKSVAMFGASERENSVGEVVFRNLISSGYKGAIYPINPKHEEIQGVKAYKSIEEIGNPVELVVVATPAKSIPAIVEACGLHGVKTMIILSAGFRESGPTGLRLEERVVEVAKEFGIRFIGPNCLGLIRPDQGINITFGNNNAKPGNLALVSQSGAICTAILDWAEVNDIGFSTVISTGISADLDFGDYLDYLVSDPKTDSILLYVEGIKNARRFMSGLRAAARIKPVIVLKVGRHAAGAEASMSHTGALVGSDETFSAALSRSGVLRVETISQLFSAAKALSSRYRVYGNKLAIITNGGGPGVMAADRASDLDIELASFNDDTIKALNEALPEVWSHGNPVDIIGEAPPERYRAAVDICLNDPGVDGTIVILTPQAMTQPDSVAQELIDLADKHKKPILTSWMGGKQIENARKLFNNAKLPSFRTLENAVDAFYYLSSHQESQRLLLQTPAKSSRRHEQPDAEGARLIIESALSEQRKVLSEPESFALLGAFRINAVRNGIARSANEALILAESIGFPVAMKIFSPDISHKSDAGGIRLNINNAQAVRTNYRDLIEQVKETRPEATIEGVTVEQMYQSPNGRELLIGIVRDPVFGPVISFGSGGTTVEVMGDSAIALPPLNRRLASDLIDRTKASKMLDQFRHMPAANREALVDVLLRVSSMACELPWIQEMDINPLILDDTGAVAVDARIRVNYPRPSTDPYHHLAIHPYPVNLVARTQLPNGINIVIRPIRPEDADLEQNFTRQLSNEAKYFRFMSSIQELTPEMLTRFTQIDYHNEMALIAVTEDEHHEVELGVARYVINPDKRSCEFALVVADEWQRQGIGHKLMNHLMGIARDRGLERMEGEVLSNNFKMLDLMKSLYFQVTPYPGDNSIKQVVIDL; this is encoded by the coding sequence ATGCAATCACACTATTTAACCCCACTATTCTCACCGAAAAGCGTCGCCATGTTCGGAGCCAGTGAAAGAGAAAACTCGGTTGGCGAAGTGGTATTCAGAAACCTGATCTCTTCCGGTTACAAAGGCGCTATCTATCCGATCAATCCAAAGCATGAAGAGATACAGGGAGTCAAAGCCTACAAGTCGATCGAAGAGATCGGCAATCCGGTTGAGCTGGTCGTCGTCGCCACACCGGCCAAGTCCATTCCAGCGATCGTCGAGGCCTGCGGTCTGCATGGCGTGAAAACCATGATCATCCTGTCTGCCGGTTTCAGAGAGTCCGGACCAACCGGTCTGCGTCTGGAAGAGCGGGTTGTCGAAGTCGCCAAGGAGTTCGGTATCCGCTTTATCGGACCGAACTGTCTCGGCCTGATCCGTCCCGACCAGGGGATCAACATCACCTTCGGCAACAACAACGCCAAGCCGGGCAATCTCGCCCTGGTCTCCCAGTCCGGAGCGATCTGCACCGCGATCCTCGACTGGGCGGAGGTGAACGACATCGGATTCTCCACGGTGATCTCCACCGGTATCTCAGCCGACCTGGACTTCGGTGATTACCTCGACTACCTGGTTTCCGATCCGAAAACCGACAGTATTCTGCTGTATGTGGAAGGCATCAAGAATGCCCGCCGGTTCATGAGTGGACTGCGCGCCGCGGCACGCATTAAACCAGTCATCGTGTTGAAGGTGGGACGCCATGCCGCTGGCGCGGAAGCCTCCATGTCCCACACGGGCGCCCTGGTGGGTAGCGACGAGACTTTCTCTGCGGCGCTGTCACGATCCGGTGTGTTGCGGGTGGAAACCATCTCCCAACTCTTTTCAGCGGCCAAGGCCCTCTCTTCCAGATACCGGGTTTACGGCAACAAGCTGGCGATCATCACCAACGGTGGCGGCCCTGGCGTGATGGCTGCCGATCGGGCCTCGGATCTGGACATCGAGCTGGCATCTTTCAACGACGATACCATCAAGGCACTCAATGAAGCCCTGCCTGAAGTCTGGTCTCACGGCAACCCGGTGGACATCATCGGTGAAGCTCCCCCTGAACGCTATCGGGCTGCGGTGGACATCTGCCTTAACGATCCGGGGGTCGATGGCACCATTGTCATTCTCACCCCTCAGGCGATGACCCAACCCGACTCAGTGGCGCAGGAGCTGATCGATCTGGCGGATAAACATAAGAAGCCGATCCTCACCAGTTGGATGGGCGGCAAGCAGATCGAGAATGCACGCAAGCTGTTCAACAATGCCAAACTGCCCTCCTTCCGTACCCTGGAAAACGCGGTTGACGCTTTCTACTATCTCTCATCCCATCAGGAGAGCCAGCGCTTACTGCTGCAGACTCCGGCCAAGAGCTCCAGGCGTCATGAACAGCCTGACGCCGAGGGTGCCCGGTTGATCATCGAGAGCGCCCTCTCGGAACAGCGCAAAGTTCTCTCCGAACCGGAATCCTTTGCACTGCTCGGCGCTTTCCGCATCAATGCGGTACGCAACGGTATCGCACGCTCCGCCAACGAGGCTTTGATCCTGGCTGAATCGATCGGTTTTCCGGTGGCAATGAAGATCTTCTCACCGGACATCTCCCATAAATCCGATGCCGGTGGTATCCGTCTCAACATCAACAATGCCCAGGCGGTTCGCACCAACTACCGGGATCTTATCGAGCAGGTCAAAGAGACCCGACCGGAGGCGACTATCGAAGGGGTGACCGTTGAACAGATGTACCAGAGCCCGAATGGTCGGGAGCTGTTGATCGGTATCGTGCGGGATCCGGTGTTCGGCCCGGTGATCAGCTTCGGTAGCGGCGGCACAACGGTTGAAGTAATGGGGGATTCGGCCATTGCCCTGCCCCCCCTCAACCGGCGTCTGGCCAGCGATCTGATCGATCGCACCAAAGCCTCAAAGATGCTCGACCAGTTCAGACACATGCCTGCTGCCAATCGGGAAGCCCTGGTGGATGTGCTGTTGCGGGTATCGAGCATGGCCTGTGAGTTGCCTTGGATCCAGGAGATGGATATCAATCCGTTGATTCTCGATGACACAGGTGCGGTGGCAGTGGATGCCAGGATCCGGGTCAATTACCCACGCCCATCCACCGACCCTTACCACCACCTGGCGATCCATCCCTACCCAGTCAATCTGGTTGCCCGTACCCAATTGCCCAACGGTATCAACATTGTGATCCGTCCGATCCGACCCGAAGATGCAGACCTGGAGCAGAACTTCACCCGTCAGCTCTCCAATGAGGCCAAGTATTTCCGCTTCATGAGTTCCATTCAGGAACTGACTCCGGAGATGCTGACCCGCTTCACCCAGATCGACTATCACAACGAAATGGCCCTGATTGCGGTAACTGAGGATGAACACCATGAGGTGGAACTGGGGGTTGCCCGCTACGTCATCAACCCCGATAAACGCAGTTGTGAATTCGCCCTGGTCGTAGCCGATGAGTGGCAACGTCAGGGGATCGGTCACAAGCTGATGAACCACCTGATGGGAATTGCCAGAGACCGGGGTCTGGAAAGAATGGAGGGGGAAGTGTTGAGCAACAACTTCAAGATGCTCGACCTGATGAAGTCCCTCTACTTCCAGGTTACCCCTTATCCGGGAGACAACAGCATCAAGCAGGTTGTGATTGACTTATAG
- a CDS encoding contact-dependent growth inhibition system immunity protein: MNKEALNYFFKGYFHQDWFAEYGIFENAVRDFCDNESESRVTSVKIAIDELIAHGDVTEQMIYEFGGYVKPSALDFTPEEWLTKVVEIMGE; encoded by the coding sequence ATGAACAAAGAAGCTCTGAATTACTTTTTTAAAGGCTACTTTCACCAAGATTGGTTTGCCGAATACGGAATATTTGAAAATGCAGTTCGAGATTTTTGTGACAATGAAAGTGAATCAAGAGTTACATCAGTTAAGATTGCAATAGATGAATTGATTGCGCATGGTGATGTTACAGAGCAGATGATTTATGAGTTTGGAGGTTATGTTAAACCGTCAGCGTTAGATTTCACTCCAGAAGAGTGGTTGACAAAGGTTGTTGAGATTATGGGTGAGTAA
- a CDS encoding histone deacetylase family protein, with protein MRTAYITHPDCLNHDTGVGHPENASRLQAIDDRLMAAQLYDFLRHYDAPEVTREQLLRCHDEAYLNQVEKLMPESGHAHLDPDTVVSPQSQQAAKRAAGAVIKGVDLIMQEGLKNAFCAVRPPGHHAERMKTMGFCVYGNASVGAAHAMAEYGLERVAILDFDVHHGNGSEDIFRDDRRVIVCSTFQHPFYPYTAIEESPDHIICAPLEATAKSAEFKAAVTDHWLPALNHFEPQMIFVSAGFDAHVEDDMSGVSLTEADYRWVTEQILQIADQYAEGRVVSVLEGGYEPHALARSVEAHIRVLMDLH; from the coding sequence GTGAGAACGGCCTATATTACCCACCCTGATTGTCTCAATCATGATACGGGTGTGGGGCATCCTGAAAACGCTTCAAGACTGCAGGCGATCGATGATCGTTTGATGGCGGCACAGCTTTACGATTTTCTGCGTCACTATGATGCGCCGGAGGTTACCCGGGAACAGTTGCTGCGTTGTCACGACGAAGCTTATCTGAACCAGGTTGAAAAACTGATGCCGGAATCAGGCCATGCCCACCTCGATCCGGATACGGTTGTGAGTCCACAGAGTCAGCAGGCTGCCAAACGGGCAGCGGGTGCTGTGATCAAGGGAGTGGACCTGATCATGCAGGAGGGATTGAAAAATGCCTTCTGTGCGGTACGGCCACCAGGGCACCATGCGGAGCGCATGAAGACCATGGGATTCTGTGTCTATGGCAATGCCTCAGTGGGTGCGGCACATGCCATGGCGGAGTATGGTCTGGAGCGTGTGGCGATACTCGATTTCGATGTCCATCATGGTAATGGCAGTGAAGATATCTTCCGTGATGACAGACGGGTGATTGTCTGTTCGACCTTTCAGCACCCATTCTACCCCTACACGGCGATTGAAGAGAGCCCGGATCATATCATCTGTGCCCCGTTGGAGGCGACCGCGAAAAGTGCTGAATTCAAAGCGGCGGTAACGGACCACTGGTTGCCGGCGCTGAATCACTTCGAACCGCAGATGATCTTCGTCTCGGCTGGATTCGATGCCCATGTGGAAGATGACATGTCAGGCGTCAGTTTGACTGAAGCGGATTATCGCTGGGTTACTGAGCAGATCCTGCAGATTGCCGATCAGTATGCTGAGGGCAGGGTTGTCTCCGTGCTCGAAGGGGGCTACGAGCCCCATGCCCTGGCACGCAGTGTGGAAGCCCACATCAGGGTTTTGATGGATCTGCATTAG
- a CDS encoding CHAP domain-containing protein: MPTPVEFMQRYRRLRVRSAVDDPASRTCRETTHSVTLRNYFMMDWDEGTEELRDYRTVSRGSRSDIWFNQNKNRIRNAAMGKGAPRDYELALEWAVRANRVQTINQLNLQTFCDDHLGIDCSGFVTNYLIACGKRNYTDNTVRNTGAASYFQANRAVNDPNTIQQGDLLVWMDGNSVRRSPGHVAVVDSYVNQSVAGGNMRVVEATGSRHARPKLLSSMYAIERIIDPGRGVPAMILEVRRHGTSGSRVAVMRV; encoded by the coding sequence ATGCCGACACCTGTAGAATTCATGCAAAGATATCGACGTCTCAGGGTCAGGTCTGCAGTTGATGACCCGGCCTCAAGAACCTGTCGCGAGACAACCCACAGCGTCACCCTCAGAAACTACTTCATGATGGATTGGGATGAGGGCACGGAAGAGCTGCGCGATTACCGGACTGTCTCTAGGGGTTCGCGCAGTGATATCTGGTTCAACCAGAACAAAAACCGAATCCGTAATGCGGCAATGGGTAAAGGTGCACCCAGGGACTATGAACTGGCTCTGGAGTGGGCGGTGCGCGCCAATAGAGTACAGACGATCAATCAACTCAACCTGCAGACCTTCTGTGACGACCATCTCGGCATCGATTGTTCGGGTTTTGTCACCAACTATCTGATTGCCTGTGGTAAGCGTAACTACACAGACAACACGGTTCGAAACACCGGAGCCGCCTCCTACTTCCAGGCAAACCGGGCGGTGAACGATCCGAACACAATTCAGCAAGGGGATCTGCTGGTCTGGATGGATGGCAATTCAGTCAGGCGCAGTCCAGGACATGTGGCGGTTGTCGACTCCTATGTAAACCAGTCCGTGGCCGGAGGTAACATGCGTGTCGTGGAAGCCACCGGTTCCCGTCATGCCCGTCCCAAACTGTTGAGTTCAATGTATGCGATCGAACGGATCATCGATCCGGGGCGCGGGGTCCCGGCAATGATTCTTGAAGTACGACGCCACGGCACTTCGGGAAGCCGGGTCGCTGTGATGCGGGTCTGA
- a CDS encoding DEAD/DEAH box helicase, whose product MSSFHFHPAVNSWFEKHFGSPSEVQELAWPAIQAEKNTLISAPTGSGKTLAAFLAAIDHLVQQGLSLPLADETTVLYVSPLKALSNDIHKNLELPLNGIRDALLEMGYPDVPIRAMVRTGDTSQSERAMMKRSPPHILVTTPESLYILLTSDSGREMLKSVHSVIVDEIHALAGNKRGAHLSLSLERLSSLCDRPPVRIGISATQKPIEVMASFLTGQQQEPSQSDCTIIDTGHVRQRDLAIEITGSPMEAVMANEAWDEIYRHLEQLIRQHRTTLIFVNTRRLAERAAAALAQRLGEEAVTSHHGSLAKQHRLDAEQRLKAGSLRALVATASLELGIDIGEVDLVCQMGSPHRIATFLQRAGRSGHQLSGTPKARLFPLSRDDLVESVAMLDAIRRDELDRIPVPDQPLDVLAQQIIAEVSAREWLELELYQRFKSAYPYRQLSRQRFLEVVQMLADGFHTRRGRRGAYLHRDGINGKLRPRRNARLTAITNGGAIPDQFDYDVILQPEGLFVGSLNEDFAFESMPGDIFQLGNFSYRMLKIEQGRVFVEDAHGLPPSIPFWFGEAPGRSDELSLAVSRLREKLDTLLDQGQAAALDYLQLELALQAGAAEQLVDYLAATKALFGLLPSQQRIVFERFFDETGDMHFVIHAPFGSRINKAWGLALRKRFCRRFNFELQAAANEDNLILSLGPTHSFPLQEPAGYLKAQSVEQVLIQALLAAPMFPTRWRWVTNIALAVPRMRNGKRVPAPFQRNDAEDLVALVFPDQLACFENIQGEREVPDHPLVNQVLQDCLRELMDIDGLKRVLQGIESGAIQVVARDLPTPSPMAHEILNARPYAFLDDTPAEERRALAVQQRRMDAGNATEMGQLDLQAIERVKQEAWPQPRSADELHDALVITGFIVEQEISPFDLPNWQNYLGELQQQRRATHLIINNQVLWVAAERLLALTTVCPEGSLSPVIDPLPADEAESFEKAVVEILRSRLESLGPVTVAQLAEPLGLTSAKADQALTSLEQEGYAIRGHFDSAQSDIEWCERGLLARIHRYTLKQLRNEISPVSPGEFMSFLFSWQGLDEPSEGSHALQRVIQQLEGVSLPAASWEEEVLPARLQPYFSGELDQLCSSGQLVWLRLHPPAGQHNGPKNPAIKTTPLAFIQRSNLSLWRQQDELSSEGLSATAVKILEVLKHWGASFFDELKQQTGLLKTQLENGLGELVALGLVTSDQFQGLRSMITPQKGRRPSRRRSPLQAPLASGGRWSLVRPPQPTQDRLQRSEQLARILLKRYGVVFRKLLDREQGLPPWRDLLYALRRMEARGEIRGGRFVEGFAGEHFALPEAVGHLRELARQHDRQQQITISSADPLNLTGLITPGKRIPAQLGHRILYQDGKPVATKQGKTVTIDDSVPENEHWQIRNLLTRQPHPANYLKSEPGPLS is encoded by the coding sequence ATGTCATCCTTTCACTTTCACCCTGCAGTCAACAGCTGGTTTGAAAAGCATTTCGGATCCCCTTCCGAAGTTCAGGAACTGGCCTGGCCTGCGATACAAGCTGAAAAGAACACCTTGATCTCTGCCCCTACCGGGTCGGGCAAAACCCTCGCCGCCTTTCTGGCGGCGATCGATCATCTGGTTCAGCAGGGATTGAGTCTGCCACTGGCAGACGAGACCACAGTCCTCTACGTCTCTCCCCTGAAGGCGCTCTCCAACGACATCCATAAGAATCTGGAGCTGCCGTTGAACGGTATCCGCGATGCCCTGCTGGAGATGGGCTACCCGGATGTACCGATTCGCGCCATGGTGCGTACCGGCGATACCAGTCAGTCCGAGCGGGCAATGATGAAACGCTCACCACCTCATATTCTGGTGACCACGCCGGAGTCGCTCTATATCCTGCTCACTTCAGACTCAGGGCGTGAGATGCTGAAGTCGGTACACAGTGTCATCGTCGATGAGATCCACGCCCTGGCGGGAAACAAACGAGGCGCCCATCTGAGCCTGAGTCTGGAGCGATTGAGTTCACTCTGTGACAGACCACCGGTACGGATCGGCATCTCCGCCACCCAGAAACCCATCGAGGTGATGGCCAGCTTTCTGACTGGCCAGCAGCAGGAGCCCTCCCAGAGTGACTGCACGATTATCGATACCGGCCATGTCCGACAGCGGGATCTGGCGATCGAAATCACCGGCTCGCCGATGGAGGCGGTGATGGCCAACGAGGCCTGGGATGAGATCTACCGCCACCTGGAACAGCTGATCCGGCAACACCGCACCACCCTGATTTTTGTCAACACCCGCCGACTGGCTGAACGGGCAGCGGCGGCACTCGCGCAGAGACTGGGTGAAGAAGCCGTGACTTCACACCATGGCAGTTTGGCCAAGCAGCACCGGCTCGATGCGGAACAGCGTCTGAAAGCCGGTTCCCTGCGGGCTTTGGTGGCCACCGCTTCCCTGGAACTCGGCATCGACATCGGAGAGGTGGATCTGGTCTGTCAAATGGGCTCCCCCCACCGCATCGCCACCTTTCTGCAGCGGGCTGGACGCTCCGGCCACCAGCTCAGCGGTACGCCCAAGGCGCGACTCTTCCCCCTCAGCCGCGACGATCTGGTTGAATCAGTGGCGATGCTCGATGCGATCCGCCGGGATGAGCTCGACCGGATTCCGGTCCCTGATCAGCCTCTGGATGTATTGGCACAGCAGATCATCGCCGAGGTATCCGCCCGGGAGTGGCTGGAACTGGAGCTCTACCAGCGTTTCAAATCCGCCTACCCCTATCGGCAGCTCTCCCGGCAGAGATTCCTGGAGGTGGTACAGATGCTGGCCGACGGTTTCCATACCCGGCGGGGCAGGCGGGGCGCCTATCTGCATCGGGACGGGATCAACGGCAAGCTACGCCCACGGCGCAATGCCCGTCTGACCGCCATTACTAACGGTGGTGCCATCCCAGATCAGTTCGACTATGACGTGATCCTTCAGCCTGAAGGACTCTTCGTCGGCAGCCTCAACGAGGATTTCGCTTTCGAGAGCATGCCAGGGGATATCTTTCAGCTGGGCAACTTCTCCTATCGGATGCTGAAGATCGAGCAGGGCCGGGTTTTTGTTGAGGATGCCCATGGCCTCCCCCCCAGCATCCCATTCTGGTTCGGCGAGGCGCCGGGGCGCAGTGACGAACTCTCCCTGGCGGTCTCCCGTCTGCGGGAGAAGCTCGACACCCTGCTTGATCAGGGGCAGGCGGCGGCACTCGATTACCTGCAGCTTGAGTTGGCGCTCCAAGCCGGTGCCGCAGAACAGCTGGTGGACTACCTGGCGGCGACCAAGGCCCTGTTCGGTCTGCTGCCAAGCCAGCAACGGATCGTCTTCGAACGCTTCTTCGACGAGACCGGGGACATGCACTTCGTGATCCACGCCCCCTTCGGCTCCCGCATCAACAAAGCCTGGGGATTGGCGCTGCGCAAGCGCTTCTGTCGCCGATTCAATTTTGAGCTGCAGGCGGCGGCCAATGAGGACAATCTGATCCTTTCACTCGGTCCGACCCACAGCTTTCCGCTGCAGGAGCCGGCGGGCTACCTGAAGGCGCAGAGCGTCGAACAGGTATTGATCCAGGCTCTGCTGGCAGCCCCGATGTTTCCCACCCGCTGGCGCTGGGTGACCAATATCGCGTTGGCGGTTCCACGGATGCGCAACGGCAAACGGGTGCCTGCCCCGTTCCAGCGTAACGACGCGGAAGATCTGGTGGCGCTGGTGTTTCCGGACCAGCTCGCCTGCTTCGAGAATATCCAGGGGGAGCGGGAGGTACCGGACCACCCACTGGTCAACCAGGTGCTGCAGGACTGTCTGCGTGAACTGATGGACATCGATGGCCTGAAACGGGTACTGCAGGGTATCGAATCAGGCGCGATCCAGGTGGTCGCCAGGGATCTGCCCACCCCGTCACCGATGGCCCATGAGATTCTAAACGCCCGACCCTACGCCTTTCTTGACGACACCCCGGCGGAGGAGCGGCGAGCTCTGGCGGTACAGCAACGGCGCATGGATGCGGGCAACGCCACCGAGATGGGACAACTCGACCTGCAAGCGATCGAGCGGGTCAAACAGGAGGCCTGGCCCCAGCCCCGCAGTGCGGATGAGCTGCATGACGCCCTGGTGATTACCGGTTTCATAGTCGAGCAGGAGATCTCCCCATTCGACCTGCCCAACTGGCAGAACTATCTCGGAGAGTTGCAGCAACAACGGCGGGCCACCCACCTGATAATCAACAATCAGGTCCTGTGGGTGGCAGCAGAGCGGTTGCTGGCGTTAACCACTGTCTGCCCGGAAGGGAGCTTGAGTCCGGTTATTGATCCCCTGCCTGCCGATGAGGCGGAGAGCTTTGAGAAAGCCGTGGTTGAGATTCTGCGCAGTCGCCTGGAGAGTCTCGGACCGGTCACGGTGGCACAACTGGCAGAACCACTGGGACTCACTTCCGCCAAGGCTGATCAGGCACTGACCAGCCTTGAACAGGAAGGTTATGCCATTCGAGGCCATTTCGATTCAGCCCAGTCCGATATCGAGTGGTGTGAGCGGGGTCTTCTGGCCCGCATCCACCGCTATACCCTCAAACAACTGCGCAATGAGATCTCACCGGTGAGTCCCGGGGAGTTCATGTCCTTTCTGTTCAGCTGGCAGGGACTGGATGAGCCTTCCGAGGGGAGCCATGCACTGCAACGGGTGATACAGCAGCTGGAAGGCGTCAGCCTGCCGGCGGCAAGCTGGGAAGAGGAGGTGTTACCTGCGCGGCTGCAGCCCTATTTCTCAGGGGAGCTGGACCAGCTCTGCAGTTCCGGTCAGCTGGTCTGGCTGCGCCTGCATCCACCGGCAGGTCAACACAATGGCCCTAAAAATCCCGCCATCAAAACCACCCCCCTGGCATTCATCCAGCGATCCAATCTCTCCCTTTGGCGCCAACAGGACGAACTCTCCAGCGAGGGACTCAGTGCCACCGCCGTTAAAATTCTCGAGGTATTGAAACATTGGGGTGCCAGTTTCTTCGATGAGCTCAAGCAACAGACCGGCCTGCTCAAGACCCAGCTGGAGAACGGACTGGGAGAACTGGTCGCCTTGGGTCTGGTGACCTCCGATCAATTTCAGGGGTTGCGCAGTATGATTACCCCCCAGAAGGGTCGTCGACCGAGTCGGCGCCGCAGTCCGCTACAGGCCCCGTTGGCCTCCGGCGGGCGATGGTCACTGGTACGCCCCCCGCAGCCTACGCAGGATCGACTGCAGCGGAGCGAGCAACTTGCCCGCATCCTGCTGAAGCGCTATGGCGTGGTCTTCCGCAAACTGCTGGATAGGGAACAGGGCCTACCCCCCTGGCGGGATCTGCTCTACGCCCTGCGACGCATGGAGGCTCGGGGAGAGATTCGGGGTGGCCGCTTCGTAGAGGGTTTTGCCGGTGAACATTTCGCTCTGCCCGAAGCAGTCGGCCATCTGAGGGAGCTGGCAAGGCAGCATGACCGGCAGCAGCAGATCACCATCAGCAGCGCTGACCCACTCAATCTCACTGGCCTGATCACCCCCGGCAAGCGCATCCCGGCACAGCTGGGGCACCGGATTCTCTATCAGGACGGCAAACCAGTGGCGACCAAGCAGGGGAAGACGGTGACCATCGACGACAGCGTTCCGGAGAATGAACACTGGCAGATCCGCAATCTGCTGACCCGTCAGCCTCATCCGGCCAACTACCTCAAATCGGAGCCGGGTCCACTCTCCTGA
- the rplS gene encoding 50S ribosomal protein L19 produces the protein MSNIIAELEAEQMSREVPDFGPGDTVVVQVRVREGERERLQAFEGIVIAKRNRGLNSAFTVRKISHGEGVERVFQTYSPTVASVKVTRRGDVRRAKLYYLRGRTGKAARIKEKI, from the coding sequence ATGAGCAATATCATCGCAGAACTCGAAGCCGAGCAGATGAGCCGTGAGGTTCCCGATTTTGGCCCAGGTGATACCGTTGTTGTTCAGGTTCGGGTCAGAGAGGGCGAGCGCGAGCGTCTGCAGGCCTTTGAAGGTATCGTCATCGCCAAGCGCAACCGTGGCCTCAACTCGGCCTTCACCGTCCGCAAGATCTCTCATGGCGAAGGGGTGGAGCGTGTGTTCCAGACCTACAGCCCGACTGTCGCTTCCGTGAAAGTGACCCGTCGAGGTGATGTGCGTCGCGCCAAGCTCTACTACCTGCGTGGTCGTACCGGTAAGGCGGCGCGTATCAAAGAGAAGATCTAA